In Bacillus sp. S3, the sequence TTAGGAATGATAAAAAAAGTTCCCGTCGCGTAGGCGATTTTTCGTCCGTCATCACGAAAAGCCTCACCGGAAATAACCAGCGTTTTACTGCCTTTATGGATTATTTCTGCTTTACAGCGGAGTGTATCGCCTTTTCCCGGCAGAATATAATGAATATTGAGCTGATTTGTTACAGCTCCATAGCCTTCCGGCAGCTGATGATTGGCGAGGACACCCATGGCCGTGTCAAGTACTGTTGCAGTGATTCCCCCGTGAACAATGCTCAAGTTATTATGAATGATCGGATTTATCGGAATGGTAATTTCGCAGGAACCTTGCCCAAAACTTCTTTCCATATGAAGAAGTCCATCTATAAAAGTGCTTCTATTTCGACTGATCTTTTTTTGTACACCTTTTAAAAGGCTGGCGAGTGCCCGCAGGTCTGTATCTGATCCAGTTTCGATACATATTTCAAGTAATTTGCGCAGTTCGTCTTTCATCATATAACCTCTTTCTTAACGTGTTCTGTTGCCATCTTACCACTTAGAAGCATAATAATAAATCATTTGATTTCGATTGATTTTTCACCTTTCAACTATTCCTACATATTGTATTATTGGCGATCAATATGGGCTGAGGTGAAAAATATGACGCAAAAGAAATTGCATCCTTCCGTGCTCAAATTCAAGGAATTTGTAAAAAATAATCCAAACATTATCAAAGAGGTCCGAAATGGAAAGGCTACTTGGCAAGAGTTATATGAGGACTGGTACTTATTGGGCGAAGAGGATAAGCGATGGGAAGACATGGGTAATGACGCGGATTCAACACAAGAAACAAGTAATGGGGAGACCAAAGGAGATTGGATGTCTAATATTGTAGGCATGGTCAAAAAGATGGATCCTAATCAGATGCAAACTCATATTAATAACTTAAGTCAAGCATTAGGAGCAATCCAAGGAGTTATTTCACAATTCCAGGGGGGGAATCCGGCCTCTGGCTCAATAAAGCCACAAGAGGGGCCACAACATCCATTTTCATTTCGAAAAGACTAGAGAAGGGAACAGTAACCAATGAGAAGAGAGGTAGTAGATTATTTAGACCGCCAGAAGGATTTAAAGCAATTTGTTCGTGAGCAGCCGCAATGGTATCGGAAATTGTCAAGAAACCCCTATGATTTACAGTCGCTTGAGATTGCATCGTTACATCATTATAAAAAAACGATACCAGACCAGGTAGAAAAGTTTTCTAATAGCGTCCAAATGGCCTCGATGATGTATCATATGTTCCAGGCAATGAAAACGCAAAGTTAATCTGAGGTCCACATTTATTATAATGTGGCCTTTTTTCTATTGACTAAAAATGAAAAAGGAGGCGAACAATATCTACAAAAGGGAGTGATAGGGTGAAGAAGTTCAAACTATGTTCTATTCTTCTATTCTTGTTGACAGGGATCGTCAGTGGCTGTCAGAAGGATGTGCCAAAACCTGAAACGAAGCCGAAATTAATCCTAATTGAGGAGTCAAGTCGTAACCCGGCAGAGATTGCCACAGTTTTTAATCAAAGTACAAAAGAATTTCCTTCATTATTTGTACAGCATAAGACAATAGGAAATCAAGTTCTAGTAGAGTGTATTGTTAATGGAATCAGCTTCCGGGAAGCAGACCGTGCCAAGAAAAAAGTTGGAAAAATGATTATTTGGGTGGATGGAAAACAGACATCCGAGGTGACTTCAGCTGCCTTTATTATTAAAGGTCTTACACCTGGCAGCCATCAACTAAAATTAGAGGTCGTTACGTTAAATAATGAGCCATACGGCTTAGCCAAAGAATTTATGGTAAATATCCCTAAGTAAGAGGAATTTTTCGCTTTCTCCAAGCATTCATGATAAAATTGCATTGGAGGTGAGCGGCTTTGCTTGCTACTAGTGAGAGAATAGCTTTATTGGAAAATGCAGAGCAATTAGCTAAAATGGTATTAGAGTCTGATGTTGCGGAACAATACCAAATTTGTTTATATAAAATGCAGAATAACGGGGAAACACAGCGGAAAATAAACCAATTTGTCAGCCTAAAAGAACTTTATGAAGAAGTACAGCGCTTTGGAAAATATCATCCGGATTATAAGCGGGTCATGATGCAAATTCGTGAATATAAACGGGAGATGGATTTGGATCCGCTCGTGTCAGAGTTTAAACTAGCTGAAAATGATTTGCAAAGCCTCTTGGATCAAATCA encodes:
- a CDS encoding YlbE-like family protein, which gives rise to MRREVVDYLDRQKDLKQFVREQPQWYRKLSRNPYDLQSLEIASLHHYKKTIPDQVEKFSNSVQMASMMYHMFQAMKTQS
- a CDS encoding YlbD family protein, with amino-acid sequence MTQKKLHPSVLKFKEFVKNNPNIIKEVRNGKATWQELYEDWYLLGEEDKRWEDMGNDADSTQETSNGETKGDWMSNIVGMVKKMDPNQMQTHINNLSQALGAIQGVISQFQGGNPASGSIKPQEGPQHPFSFRKD
- a CDS encoding PaaI family thioesterase codes for the protein MKDELRKLLEICIETGSDTDLRALASLLKGVQKKISRNRSTFIDGLLHMERSFGQGSCEITIPINPIIHNNLSIVHGGITATVLDTAMGVLANHQLPEGYGAVTNQLNIHYILPGKGDTLRCKAEIIHKGSKTLVISGEAFRDDGRKIAYATGTFFIIPKE
- a CDS encoding YlbF family regulator, which encodes MLATSERIALLENAEQLAKMVLESDVAEQYQICLYKMQNNGETQRKINQFVSLKELYEEVQRFGKYHPDYKRVMMQIREYKREMDLDPLVSEFKLAENDLQSLLDQISMLIGGSVSQHIKVPTGNPFFDNGHGSGCGGGGSCGCG